One Actinospica robiniae DSM 44927 genomic region harbors:
- a CDS encoding DUF302 domain-containing protein: MGVRLVGKADGFEQAVERVRAELGEQGFGVLTEIDMRATLAEKLGEKMEPYLILGACSPELAHRALSIEREVGLLLPCNVAVWVDGADVLVEALDPRILTGVTGRAEFAPIADEAGERLSAALAGLVAGAGE, encoded by the coding sequence ATGGGCGTGCGGCTGGTCGGCAAGGCGGACGGGTTCGAGCAGGCGGTCGAGCGGGTACGCGCGGAGCTGGGCGAGCAGGGCTTCGGCGTGCTGACCGAGATCGACATGCGGGCGACGCTGGCGGAGAAGCTCGGCGAGAAGATGGAGCCCTACCTCATCCTCGGCGCCTGCAGCCCCGAGCTCGCGCACCGCGCGCTCTCGATCGAGCGGGAGGTCGGGCTGCTGCTGCCGTGCAACGTCGCGGTCTGGGTGGACGGGGCGGACGTGCTGGTCGAGGCGCTCGACCCGCGCATCCTGACCGGGGTCACCGGCCGGGCCGAGTTCGCCCCGATCGCCGACGAGGCGGGCGAGCGCCTCTCGGCGGCGCTGGCGGGCCTGGTCGCCGGCGCCGGGGAATGA
- a CDS encoding Lrp/AsnC family transcriptional regulator has product MTQDFVDELDLSLINALQVAPRASWSAVGAALNVDPVTAARRWERLETSGLAWVTCVAGPLAHGEFCMVYIDVACRPGRLEDVAAALNGHPEVRYLHQLASEYELLVVIAVAEPADVAVYLSARLAGTDGIASYRAHVRTAGYREPSGWRLHTLTPAQRSALESTARPSAQPDRRHVRTDDVDRRLFALLHEDGRMPASRVALRAGISEASARRRISRLLVNQLVRLRCEVAQSVSGTPVTAVLRLRAAPERLDATARQLAVLRETRMCCALAGPENLLLMLWLPTLGDLPRFEAALAERMPGLTIVDRSVCLRTLRQMGRLLDGAGRAVGRAEEGWPLGAADTGAAG; this is encoded by the coding sequence GTGACGCAGGATTTCGTCGATGAGCTCGACCTGTCCCTCATCAACGCGCTCCAGGTGGCGCCCCGGGCGTCGTGGAGCGCGGTGGGCGCGGCCCTGAACGTGGACCCGGTCACCGCGGCACGGCGTTGGGAGCGGCTGGAGACGTCAGGGCTGGCCTGGGTCACCTGTGTGGCCGGGCCGCTGGCCCACGGCGAGTTCTGCATGGTCTATATAGACGTCGCGTGCCGACCGGGCCGGCTCGAGGACGTCGCCGCAGCGCTCAACGGCCATCCGGAAGTCCGCTACCTGCACCAACTCGCCTCGGAGTACGAGCTGCTCGTCGTCATCGCCGTCGCCGAACCGGCTGACGTGGCCGTTTACCTGAGCGCGCGGCTCGCCGGGACCGACGGGATCGCCTCGTACCGCGCTCACGTCCGCACGGCCGGGTATCGGGAACCGAGCGGTTGGCGGCTGCATACGCTCACCCCGGCACAGCGCAGCGCGCTCGAATCCACCGCACGGCCGTCCGCCCAGCCCGACCGGCGCCATGTGCGCACCGATGACGTAGACCGGCGGCTCTTCGCTCTCCTGCACGAGGACGGCCGTATGCCGGCCAGCCGCGTGGCGCTTCGCGCCGGAATCAGCGAGGCCTCCGCTCGGCGGCGGATCAGCCGTCTGCTGGTCAACCAGTTGGTTCGGCTGCGCTGCGAGGTGGCGCAGTCCGTGTCCGGCACGCCGGTCACCGCCGTCCTCCGCCTGCGCGCGGCCCCGGAACGGCTCGATGCGACGGCCCGTCAGCTGGCCGTGCTCCGCGAGACGCGCATGTGCTGCGCACTGGCCGGCCCCGAAAACCTGCTGCTCATGCTCTGGCTGCCCACGCTCGGTGACCTGCCGCGTTTCGAGGCCGCCCTGGCCGAGCGGATGCCGGGGCTCACGATCGTCGACCGGTCCGTCTGTCTGCGCACGCTGCGTCAGATGGGACGGCTGCTCGACGGCGCAGGCCGGGCCGTCGGCCGAGCGGAGGAGGGCTGGCCGCTCGGCGCGGCGGACACGGGAGCCGCCGGGTAG
- a CDS encoding diaminopimelate decarboxylase, with translation MSSGIKIQSAMEASAAAESPSAAASAAESRRVAGAAERSLAARKAAAVRAAAAQGLVTDVSPVVGFVDLAGIAASQAELKRAFEVTSAPVLHTFAAKASSLVPVLRLFAEAGMGCEAASPGELAQALAAGFSPEHIVLDSPTKTRSELRDALRLGVAVNADNFAELERIHALLAELGLSEAIRSRAALGLRINPQVGAGSIEAMSTASARSKFGVPLRDEGGRQAVLAAFDRYPWLSRLHVHVGSQGCPLELIAAGVRQVYELAEQINASAATRRVISIDIGGGLPVNFADDRVSPTFAEYVETLRRTVPGLFDGRYALVTEFGRALSAKNGFTLARVEYAKQVADRRVALTHAGAQVATRTVFMPESWPLRVSPHAPDGEPKHGPACEQDIAGPCCFAGDLVAAGRELARLDEGDLVVLHDTGGYFFTATWTYNSLPRPAVYGFEVAADGSVRFSLLRRRQTLEELVAEAGGDPASVYALTSEHPLA, from the coding sequence ATGAGCAGCGGGATCAAGATCCAGTCGGCGATGGAGGCGTCAGCGGCGGCGGAATCGCCGTCTGCGGCGGCATCGGCGGCGGAGTCGCGCCGTGTCGCGGGGGCGGCGGAGCGCTCGCTCGCCGCGCGCAAGGCGGCGGCGGTGCGCGCGGCCGCGGCGCAGGGCCTGGTCACGGACGTCTCGCCGGTCGTCGGCTTCGTCGACCTGGCCGGGATCGCCGCGTCGCAGGCCGAGCTGAAGCGGGCCTTCGAGGTCACCTCGGCGCCCGTCCTGCACACCTTCGCGGCGAAGGCGTCGAGCCTCGTCCCGGTCCTGCGCCTGTTCGCCGAGGCGGGGATGGGGTGCGAGGCGGCGAGTCCCGGCGAGTTGGCGCAGGCCCTGGCGGCAGGCTTTTCGCCCGAGCACATCGTGCTCGATTCGCCGACCAAGACCAGGTCAGAGCTGCGCGACGCGCTGCGGCTGGGCGTCGCCGTGAACGCGGACAACTTCGCCGAACTCGAGCGCATCCACGCCCTTCTGGCCGAGCTCGGCCTCTCCGAGGCCATACGATCCCGCGCGGCCCTCGGGTTGCGCATCAATCCCCAGGTCGGGGCCGGGTCGATCGAGGCGATGAGCACCGCGTCGGCGCGTTCCAAGTTCGGCGTGCCGCTGCGGGACGAAGGCGGGCGGCAGGCGGTCCTCGCCGCTTTCGATCGCTATCCCTGGCTCAGCCGCCTGCACGTGCACGTCGGTTCGCAGGGCTGCCCGCTCGAGCTCATCGCGGCCGGAGTCCGGCAGGTCTACGAGCTCGCCGAGCAGATAAACGCCTCGGCCGCGACACGCCGCGTCATCAGCATCGACATCGGCGGCGGCCTGCCGGTGAACTTCGCCGACGACCGCGTCTCGCCGACCTTCGCCGAGTACGTCGAGACCTTGCGCCGCACCGTGCCAGGGCTCTTCGACGGCCGATACGCGCTGGTGACCGAGTTCGGCCGCGCGCTGAGCGCGAAGAACGGCTTCACCCTGGCACGCGTCGAGTACGCCAAACAGGTGGCGGACCGGCGAGTCGCGCTCACTCACGCCGGCGCCCAGGTCGCCACCCGGACCGTGTTCATGCCGGAGTCCTGGCCGCTGCGCGTCAGTCCGCACGCGCCCGACGGCGAGCCGAAGCACGGCCCGGCGTGCGAGCAGGACATCGCAGGGCCCTGCTGCTTCGCCGGCGACCTGGTCGCCGCCGGGCGGGAGTTGGCCCGGCTCGATGAGGGCGACCTCGTCGTCCTGCACGACACCGGCGGCTACTTCTTCACCGCCACCTGGACCTACAACAGCCTGCCGCGCCCGGCCGTGTACGGCTTCGAGGTCGCGGCGGACGGAAGCGTGCGCTTCAGCCTGCTGCGCCGGCGCCAGACCCTCGAAGAGCTCGTCGCCGAGGCCGGTGGCGACCCCGCGTCCGTGTACGCCCTCACCTCGGAGCACCCCCTTGCCTGA
- a CDS encoding Fpg/Nei family DNA glycosylase, with product MPEGDTVWQAAHRLHRALAGRALIRTDLRVPKLATVDLRGHTVENVQARGKHLLTRFDHGWTLHSHLRMEGAWLVFAAGQAWRGGPAHQIRAILENEDCAAVGYRLPVLELMRTADEHRAVGHLGPDLLGEDWDPAEAMRRLSRAPGRQIGEALLDQANLAGVGNVYKSELCFLAGVDPWTPVGAVPDLPRMVGQARRLLEFNKERTVRVTTGDTRPGRNLWVYGRKRGTCLRCGTPVRYADQGPAGQERITYWCPSCQKAG from the coding sequence ATGCCCGAAGGAGACACGGTCTGGCAGGCCGCGCACCGCCTGCACCGGGCGCTGGCGGGCCGCGCGCTGATCCGCACCGACCTGCGAGTGCCCAAGCTCGCGACCGTCGACCTGCGCGGCCACACCGTCGAGAACGTCCAGGCCCGCGGGAAGCACCTGCTCACCCGGTTCGACCACGGCTGGACGCTGCACTCCCACCTGCGGATGGAAGGCGCCTGGCTCGTCTTCGCGGCCGGTCAGGCCTGGCGCGGCGGCCCCGCCCACCAGATCCGCGCGATCCTGGAGAACGAGGACTGCGCCGCCGTCGGCTACCGCCTGCCCGTACTCGAACTCATGCGCACCGCCGACGAGCACCGCGCCGTCGGCCACCTCGGCCCCGACCTGCTCGGCGAGGACTGGGACCCGGCGGAGGCGATGCGCCGTCTCAGCCGCGCCCCCGGCCGGCAGATCGGCGAAGCGCTGCTCGACCAGGCGAACCTCGCCGGAGTCGGCAACGTCTACAAATCCGAGCTGTGCTTCCTCGCCGGCGTCGACCCTTGGACCCCGGTCGGAGCGGTGCCCGACCTGCCGCGGATGGTCGGGCAGGCGCGACGGTTGTTGGAGTTCAACAAAGAGCGAACGGTCCGGGTGACCACCGGAGACACCCGTCCCGGCCGCAACCTGTGGGTCTACGGCCGCAAGCGCGGAACCTGCCTGCGCTGCGGTACGCCCGTGCGGTACGCGGACCAGGGACCGGCCGGCCAGGAACGGATCACCTACTGGTGCCCGTCGTGCCAGAAGGCCGGCTGA
- a CDS encoding carboxylesterase/lipase family protein: MALVVAVTTSEGTVRGIRSADGVAAFKGVPYAAPPVGRDHLRPPRPARRRPGAFDGVCYGPTVAKAPYRPPYDRLLPEVDIPGDESLNLNIWTRELHGSAPVLVWLHGGGFLNGSGSLPCYDGSAFARDGVVLVTFNYRLGAPGYLYLGDGPVNMGLLDQISALTWVRENIAAFGGDPGNVTVFGESAGAMSIGTLLATPAAAGLFRRAVLQSGAAHQNHDVASARLVTARFAEILGIEATRAAFEAMPIDRMLAAQPDLRALLWSDPDPEKWGRTVATMLPFEPVVDGEILPEDPAAVIARGDGVDVQVLIGCNLDEFRLFTVPTGLFDVMPEAVARTTAARYGLDPDHAFDVYRTSRSASIPGELHARLVTDWIYRIPALRLAEAYARRRAGSVYVYEFTWQPSAFDGKIGACHGAELPFVFDNLGDDGFHALLGSDRPRKLADAMHSAWLAFARDGDPGWSAYDVHSRSTMMFDLESAVATDPRAEERRMWEGIRD; this comes from the coding sequence ATGGCCCTGGTGGTAGCGGTCACCACCAGCGAGGGCACCGTGCGCGGGATCAGGTCCGCCGACGGTGTCGCCGCGTTCAAGGGAGTTCCGTACGCCGCGCCGCCGGTCGGGCGCGATCATCTGCGGCCGCCGAGGCCGGCCCGGCGTCGACCCGGCGCCTTCGACGGGGTCTGCTACGGTCCGACGGTGGCCAAGGCGCCGTACCGGCCGCCGTACGACCGGCTGCTGCCCGAGGTGGACATCCCGGGAGACGAGAGCCTCAATCTCAACATCTGGACCCGCGAGTTGCACGGGAGCGCGCCGGTCCTGGTCTGGCTGCACGGCGGCGGATTCCTCAACGGGTCCGGCTCACTGCCCTGCTATGACGGATCGGCGTTCGCCCGGGACGGGGTCGTGCTGGTCACTTTCAACTACCGGCTCGGCGCGCCGGGCTACCTGTATCTCGGCGACGGGCCGGTCAACATGGGACTGCTCGACCAGATCAGTGCCCTGACCTGGGTGCGGGAGAACATCGCGGCCTTCGGCGGGGATCCGGGCAACGTCACCGTGTTCGGCGAGTCGGCCGGCGCGATGAGCATCGGCACGCTGCTGGCCACCCCGGCCGCGGCCGGGCTCTTCCGCCGAGCCGTGCTGCAGAGCGGCGCCGCCCATCAGAACCATGACGTGGCCTCGGCGCGGCTGGTCACGGCCCGCTTCGCCGAGATACTCGGGATCGAGGCCACCCGCGCGGCGTTCGAGGCGATGCCGATAGACCGGATGCTGGCCGCGCAGCCGGATCTGCGCGCGCTGCTGTGGAGCGACCCCGATCCGGAGAAGTGGGGGCGGACCGTCGCCACGATGCTGCCGTTCGAACCCGTGGTCGACGGCGAGATCCTGCCGGAGGACCCGGCGGCGGTGATCGCGCGGGGTGATGGGGTGGATGTGCAGGTGCTGATCGGCTGCAATCTCGACGAATTCCGCCTGTTCACCGTGCCGACCGGGTTGTTCGACGTGATGCCGGAGGCGGTCGCGCGCACCACGGCGGCGCGCTACGGGCTGGACCCGGACCACGCGTTCGACGTCTACCGTACGAGCCGGTCCGCCTCGATTCCGGGGGAGCTGCACGCGAGGCTGGTGACGGACTGGATCTACCGTATTCCGGCCCTGCGACTGGCCGAGGCGTACGCGCGCCGGCGGGCCGGATCGGTTTACGTGTACGAATTCACCTGGCAGCCATCTGCCTTCGACGGCAAAATCGGGGCCTGCCACGGGGCCGAATTGCCCTTCGTCTTCGACAATCTCGGCGACGACGGCTTCCACGCGCTGCTCGGCTCCGACCGGCCGCGCAAGCTCGCGGACGCCATGCATTCGGCCTGGCTCGCCTTCGCCCGGGATGGCGATCCGGGCTGGTCCGCGTACGACGTGCACTCCCGCTCGACGATGATGTTCGACCTCGAATCGGCCGTGGCCACCGACCCCCGGGCCGAGGAGCGGCGGATGTGGGAGGGCATCCGGGACTGA
- a CDS encoding helix-turn-helix domain-containing protein, which yields MPDSALSPRPHAVIRTPSAPPGAEEESGFAELLRSIRVRSGLTQKALADQSTISPRAIRDLESGRAHARVQTVQLLADGLRLQGLVRELFIHAGLRGRRRPAQPELGLAAPRPVNAILGRDTEIRVMIDVLESGRRRMVSLSGLPGVGKTRVASEIAARLASRRGWPVLWIGAAARTPDGHGASSPLLRSLRLLLESGAEDVSQVCRLIGRHEALIVFDGAADTHVPAGLEDLLAYCPNVRVISTSRAPWQMTGVQSAVIAPLPVPAAAYCCVPAAELCTGLASMRLLMERLTEVRPGFTLDSADAAAAALLCRRLDGLPAALEAVAGFFRVFTLRQIARASSADLLGLAVPSRDPAVPAATLGGLLASSLDALGERRLAVLRELVRPNPGWNVGDLAIAVGRPQHEIVEDLSVLISRGLVHAPTGESDAELRVPNLLRAVLGDPEPPPAHAAAPSPAEYAWH from the coding sequence GTGCCCGACTCCGCCCTCTCGCCCCGCCCCCATGCCGTCATCCGCACCCCGTCCGCCCCGCCCGGCGCCGAGGAGGAAAGCGGCTTCGCCGAGCTGCTCCGGTCCATCCGGGTGCGCTCGGGCCTGACCCAGAAGGCGCTGGCCGATCAGTCCACGATCAGCCCGCGCGCGATCCGCGACCTCGAGTCCGGCCGGGCGCACGCCCGGGTGCAGACGGTGCAGCTGCTCGCCGACGGACTCAGGCTGCAGGGCCTGGTGCGGGAGCTGTTCATCCACGCTGGACTGCGCGGCCGGCGTCGTCCGGCGCAGCCGGAGCTGGGCCTGGCCGCGCCGCGCCCGGTGAACGCGATCCTCGGCCGGGACACCGAGATCAGGGTCATGATCGACGTGCTCGAATCCGGCCGGCGCCGGATGGTCTCGCTCTCCGGGCTGCCCGGCGTGGGCAAGACCCGGGTGGCCTCCGAGATCGCGGCACGGCTCGCCTCACGGCGCGGCTGGCCGGTGCTGTGGATCGGCGCGGCCGCCCGCACCCCGGACGGGCACGGCGCCTCGAGCCCGCTGCTGCGCTCACTGCGGCTGCTGCTCGAATCCGGGGCCGAGGACGTCTCGCAGGTCTGCCGGCTCATCGGCCGTCACGAGGCGCTGATCGTCTTCGACGGCGCGGCCGACACGCACGTGCCGGCAGGCTTGGAGGACCTGCTCGCCTACTGCCCCAACGTGCGCGTGATCAGCACCTCGCGCGCGCCCTGGCAGATGACGGGCGTCCAGTCCGCCGTGATCGCGCCGCTTCCGGTGCCCGCCGCAGCGTACTGCTGTGTTCCGGCGGCCGAGCTGTGCACCGGCCTGGCCTCGATGCGGCTGCTGATGGAGCGGCTGACGGAGGTCCGGCCCGGATTCACGTTGGACTCGGCCGACGCCGCGGCGGCGGCGCTGCTGTGCCGTCGACTCGACGGCCTGCCCGCCGCGCTGGAGGCTGTCGCAGGGTTCTTCCGCGTGTTCACGCTGCGGCAGATCGCCCGGGCGTCCTCCGCCGACCTGCTCGGCCTGGCCGTGCCCAGCCGCGATCCGGCCGTCCCCGCAGCCACGCTCGGCGGTCTGCTCGCCTCGAGCCTCGACGCACTCGGCGAGCGCAGGCTGGCGGTACTGCGCGAGCTCGTCCGTCCGAACCCCGGGTGGAACGTGGGCGATCTGGCCATCGCCGTGGGCCGACCGCAGCACGAGATCGTCGAGGACCTCAGCGTCCTGATCAGTCGCGGCCTGGTGCACGCCCCCACTGGCGAGTCCGACGCCGAGCTGCGCGTGCCGAACCTGTTGCGCGCCGTCCTCGGCGATCCGGAGCCTCCGCCGGCGCACGCTGCCGCACCGAGTCCGGCCGAGTACGCCTGGCATTGA
- a CDS encoding metal-sensitive transcriptional regulator → MRIDPDDLDDVVRRLRRAQGQIGGVIQMIEDGRDCEDVVTQLAAASRALDRAGFRIVATGLEQCLRSEEAGSEQAARDRAQIEKLFLTLA, encoded by the coding sequence GTGCGGATTGACCCGGACGACCTCGACGACGTGGTGCGCCGCCTGCGTCGCGCTCAAGGCCAGATCGGCGGGGTGATCCAGATGATCGAGGACGGCCGCGACTGCGAAGACGTGGTCACGCAGCTCGCCGCCGCCTCCCGCGCCCTCGACCGGGCCGGCTTCAGGATCGTCGCGACAGGGCTCGAGCAGTGCCTGCGCAGTGAAGAAGCGGGGTCGGAGCAGGCCGCGCGCGACCGCGCGCAGATCGAGAAGCTGTTCCTGACGCTGGCCTGA
- a CDS encoding class I SAM-dependent methyltransferase: MSKPGEQSTQLQEAATEATAGSPPEAEAPAGDVASDAKRTTGPDPHKAREVAESFGGDAQRYDRARPRYPVALLERVLAGGTGTGSANAAGAGRVSGLGRDDGLDVLDVGCGTGIVARQLLALNCRVLGVDVDARMVELARQSGVEAEVAAFESWDPAGRTFDVAVSGQAWHWLEPAASVAKAAEALRPGGRLAVFWNLFQPTPEVAAAFDEVYHRILPEHAGFSWTRPVIDGYAPILLKATESIRADDAFAEPEDWRFTWEHVYSRDAWLDQVPTFGNSNVMPPDKLAALVDGLGEAIDALGGELTMPYTTVAITAVRVG; this comes from the coding sequence ATGTCGAAACCGGGCGAGCAGAGTACGCAGCTGCAGGAAGCCGCGACCGAAGCCACGGCCGGATCTCCGCCGGAAGCAGAAGCTCCCGCCGGAGATGTGGCCTCGGACGCGAAGCGGACTACTGGACCCGATCCGCATAAAGCCCGCGAGGTCGCCGAGTCGTTCGGAGGCGACGCACAGCGATACGACCGGGCGCGACCGCGGTATCCGGTCGCGCTGCTCGAGCGCGTGCTCGCCGGCGGCACCGGCACCGGCTCCGCGAACGCCGCTGGTGCGGGTCGCGTTTCCGGTCTCGGACGTGACGACGGGTTGGACGTGCTCGACGTCGGCTGCGGGACGGGGATCGTCGCGCGGCAGTTGCTCGCTCTGAATTGTCGGGTCCTCGGGGTCGACGTGGACGCGCGGATGGTGGAGCTCGCGCGACAGAGCGGCGTCGAGGCCGAGGTCGCTGCGTTCGAGAGCTGGGATCCGGCCGGCCGCACGTTCGACGTGGCGGTCTCCGGGCAGGCCTGGCACTGGCTCGAGCCGGCAGCGTCCGTCGCCAAGGCGGCCGAGGCGCTTCGACCGGGCGGGCGCCTGGCCGTGTTCTGGAACCTCTTCCAGCCCACGCCCGAGGTGGCCGCCGCGTTCGACGAGGTCTATCACCGGATCCTGCCGGAACACGCGGGCTTCTCGTGGACCCGGCCGGTCATCGACGGCTACGCGCCGATCCTCCTGAAGGCGACCGAGTCGATCCGCGCCGACGACGCCTTTGCCGAACCGGAGGATTGGCGGTTCACCTGGGAGCACGTCTACAGCCGCGACGCCTGGCTTGATCAGGTGCCGACGTTCGGCAACAGCAACGTGATGCCGCCGGACAAGCTGGCGGCGCTCGTCGACGGGCTCGGGGAGGCGATCGACGCGCTCGGCGGGGAGCTCACGATGCCGTACACGACGGTGGCGATCACGGCGGTCCGGGTCGGCTGA
- the trxA gene encoding thioredoxin produces the protein MARPVELTTENFDETVSSSEGLVLLDFWASWCGPCRQFAPIFDKAAAKYPDALFGKVDTEAQPELAVAFEISSIPTLIVVRDGIILYARPGALPEAALDELITKARELDMEDVRRQIAESKSDEGAE, from the coding sequence ATGGCTCGACCCGTCGAGCTGACCACGGAGAACTTCGACGAGACGGTCAGCAGCAGTGAGGGCTTGGTGCTGCTGGACTTCTGGGCGTCGTGGTGCGGTCCATGCCGGCAGTTCGCGCCGATCTTCGACAAGGCCGCCGCCAAGTACCCGGACGCCCTGTTCGGCAAGGTGGACACCGAGGCCCAGCCGGAGCTCGCGGTCGCCTTCGAGATCAGCTCCATTCCGACGCTGATCGTCGTGCGCGACGGGATCATCCTGTACGCCCGGCCCGGCGCGCTGCCCGAGGCGGCCCTGGACGAGCTGATCACCAAGGCCCGCGAGCTGGACATGGAGGACGTACGCCGGCAGATCGCGGAGTCGAAGTCGGACGAGGGCGCCGAGTAG
- a CDS encoding N-acyl-D-amino-acid deacylase family protein encodes MPEHHHARGHRYDILIIGGTVVDGTGAEARRADVGVSGDCIAFLGSASSEARAAADRTIDADGLVVAPGFIDLHTHVDYTIESVPGAHACVRQGVTTAVTGNCGTSSFPAPAFGVDFAAYAARVEASEPAVNLACLVGHGSLRTAVIGADRRAATEEETRRMAELLEVAAQQGAFGLSTGLIYAPGSFADTGEVAALADVARANGLLYSTHMRNEGDGLLDALDEALDVARRTGVRLQLSHLKAMGPPNHGKVAAALARIDEARAAGLDVACDVYPYTASSTLLTSRLPDWAMDGGNVRLLQRLEDPDTRHRIAADLEAGRDWPFLPDATVLAGMPPGRYADLVGHSLRDVAARTGSSAAEAMLDVLYEHQAQVWIINHAMAEADVREVLRHPASAIGSDGWELTTDCEGSPHPRHFGTFARILETYCRNAAVLTLPEAIRKMTSLPAERLGLEDRGVLAPGRIADITVFDPEHVADTATYLAPKSYALGTKAVLVNGIPVLMEGEQTTARPGRVLRKPRP; translated from the coding sequence TTGCCTGAGCACCACCACGCGCGCGGCCATCGGTATGACATCCTGATCATCGGCGGCACGGTCGTCGACGGCACCGGCGCCGAGGCCCGCAGAGCCGACGTCGGCGTGTCCGGGGACTGCATCGCCTTCCTCGGCAGCGCGTCGAGCGAGGCGCGCGCCGCAGCAGACAGGACGATCGACGCCGACGGGCTCGTCGTCGCGCCCGGTTTCATCGACCTGCATACGCACGTGGATTACACCATCGAGTCCGTCCCCGGCGCGCACGCGTGCGTACGGCAGGGTGTGACGACAGCCGTCACCGGCAACTGCGGCACCTCGTCGTTTCCGGCGCCCGCGTTCGGCGTCGACTTCGCCGCGTACGCCGCGCGCGTCGAGGCGAGCGAGCCCGCCGTGAACCTCGCCTGCCTGGTCGGCCACGGCAGCCTGCGCACCGCCGTCATCGGCGCGGACCGCCGCGCCGCCACCGAGGAGGAAACGCGCCGCATGGCCGAACTCCTCGAGGTGGCCGCGCAACAAGGCGCCTTCGGCTTGTCCACCGGCCTGATCTACGCTCCGGGATCCTTCGCCGACACCGGCGAGGTGGCCGCCCTGGCGGACGTCGCCCGAGCCAATGGCCTGCTTTACTCCACCCACATGCGCAACGAGGGAGACGGCCTGCTCGACGCCCTCGACGAAGCGCTCGACGTCGCGCGGCGTACCGGCGTGCGGCTTCAGCTCTCGCACCTCAAGGCGATGGGGCCGCCGAACCACGGCAAGGTCGCCGCAGCACTCGCCCGCATCGACGAGGCGCGCGCCGCAGGCCTCGACGTCGCCTGCGACGTCTATCCCTACACCGCCTCGTCGACCCTGCTCACCTCGCGCCTGCCGGATTGGGCGATGGACGGCGGCAACGTCCGGCTGCTCCAACGGCTCGAGGACCCTGACACGAGGCATCGAATAGCCGCGGACCTCGAAGCCGGCCGAGACTGGCCGTTCCTGCCGGACGCGACCGTGCTGGCGGGCATGCCACCCGGCCGCTACGCCGACCTCGTCGGCCACAGCCTGCGCGACGTGGCCGCGCGCACCGGCAGCAGCGCGGCCGAGGCGATGCTCGACGTGCTGTACGAGCACCAAGCGCAGGTGTGGATCATCAACCACGCCATGGCCGAGGCCGACGTGCGCGAGGTCCTGCGCCACCCCGCCTCCGCCATAGGCAGCGACGGCTGGGAGCTGACGACGGACTGCGAAGGCAGCCCGCACCCGCGCCACTTCGGCACGTTCGCCCGCATCCTCGAGACGTACTGCCGCAACGCAGCGGTGCTGACCCTGCCGGAGGCGATCCGCAAGATGACCTCGCTGCCCGCCGAGCGCCTCGGCCTCGAAGACCGCGGCGTCCTCGCACCCGGCCGGATCGCCGACATCACGGTCTTCGACCCCGAACACGTCGCGGACACGGCCACCTACCTCGCGCCCAAGTCGTACGCGCTGGGCACGAAAGCGGTGCTGGTCAACGGAATACCCGTACTGATGGAGGGAGAACAGACCACAGCCAGACCCGGCCGCGTCCTGCGCAAGCCCCGCCCCTGA